The following is a genomic window from Spirosoma foliorum.
TATCTGTAGAAGACCCTGTTTTAGTCAAGACCTTGTTCAGAGCAATTACAGCATTAGCCAGATCGCCTTTACGGGCATAGGCTTCAGCCTGAATCAATAGGATTTCTCCCGGCAGGTAGACTGGAACAGCTGCGCCGTTGGCCGTGTAGAAAGCCGACGCAACAACCGGCGCTACAGCCGTATTGCTACTCACTTTCGTCAGGAAGGCAAGCCGTTTGTCGGCTGGATCAGGTGCCAATGCACCCGTCAAACCCAGGTTGACATTGGTCGGCTGAATAACGTTCAGGTTACCAAACGTAGCTTCGAACAACGGGTTACGGGTATTGTCGTCAAAATTATAGACTGACTTCTTCGTCAAATCGACTTTGGCGGCTGCGGCCAATGCTTTATCATAATCACCAGCAAACAGTGCGTATCGGGCAATCAGTGCCTGAATCGTGTTGGTGATATCGATCCCTGTCACAATTTTACTGGTAAAGTCAGCTGAAACTGGTGCGCTGGCTACCTGCGTAGCAGCTGTTTCCAAAGTAGCAATGGCCGACTTAAACACATCGACCCGAGGAACAAACGGCACGTTCGTACCCGTAGTAATAGGCGACTGCTCGAAAAACAAGCCCAGTGTACCCAGCGACAAAGCCCGGAAGATGGACGCGTAGCCGATAATGCCACTCTTTGTCCCGGCATCCGATACAACGTTCGTGTTTGCCAGAATCAACTCGGCGTTAGCCCGAACCAGATGGCTTTTGGTCCAGAGGTTAACCACAACGCTATTGATATTGCTGACATTACCAGCGCCAACCGTCAGATTGACTTCATCAAGGTTACCAGCATTCAGCACAAACTCCTCTTTGGTTGTCAGCCCCGCTCCGGCTGTGCTGGCGTATAGCACACTCCCGGCAGCACCTGTTGTGTAACGGTACTGCAAGCCATTGGCAAGCGTCATTAACCCATCGGGCGAGCTAACCGCCTGCGATTGGCTGATCGTGCTTGGGTTTAAATATTCCTTATTACAGGCCACCTGGGTCAGGAGTACGCCCGTAAGGAGAGTTGGTATGAGAATCTTTTTCATGAGTTCAGTTTTAGGTTTTCAGTTTACGGTTTCAGGTTTACGGTAAGTAGCCTGTCTGTAATCACGCGGCAGCTAACCATAAACCGAATACAATAAACCAAATACCATTTTTAAAATGTCGCGGCTAGTTTAAACTGGTAGGTACGTGGAATAGGGACGTTTCCGAAGTCCATGCCTCGCAGTAAGTCGTTATTACCACCTGCGTTGGTTTCTGGATCGAAACCGGTGTATTTGTCCCATGAATAGAGGTTACGACCTACGGCAGAGACCGTCAGGCGGCTTAGTCCTTTAATCAGCGGAGGCAATGTGTAGCTGAGCGACACTTCCCGCAGCTTGGTGTATGAGCCTGGATCAACCCGGAACTCCTGCGTGTTATAAACGCCGAAGATGTACCCCCTTGGCAACGTACCCCGTAATTCCTGCTCGGCATAATCGCCTAAACCTACGCCCTGACGTGTCCGTTTATCCGCATTAAAGACGTCGACACCTTGAACCATATCCAACAACACATGCAGAGACAGTTTTTTGTAAGCCAGATTTGTACTGAACGAACCGGTCCATTTTGGGTTCGGGTTACCAATAATCGCGTTGGCGGTTGGTTTGGTTACGTCCAGCGTACCATCTGGATTAATAGCCTGTACGTAGCTAACTGCGCCGTTAGCCTGTCCAACAGCCCGATCAGATTGTGGGAAACCAGACGGAGAAAGCAGTA
Proteins encoded in this region:
- a CDS encoding RagB/SusD family nutrient uptake outer membrane protein, with the protein product MKKILIPTLLTGVLLTQVACNKEYLNPSTISQSQAVSSPDGLMTLANGLQYRYTTGAAGSVLYASTAGAGLTTKEEFVLNAGNLDEVNLTVGAGNVSNINSVVVNLWTKSHLVRANAELILANTNVVSDAGTKSGIIGYASIFRALSLGTLGLFFEQSPITTGTNVPFVPRVDVFKSAIATLETAATQVASAPVSADFTSKIVTGIDITNTIQALIARYALFAGDYDKALAAAAKVDLTKKSVYNFDDNTRNPLFEATFGNLNVIQPTNVNLGLTGALAPDPADKRLAFLTKVSSNTAVAPVVASAFYTANGAAVPVYLPGEILLIQAEAYARKGDLANAVIALNKVLTKTGSSTDTYFGLGAALPAYSGAQTADAILLEILRNRNIELAYQGFRLEDSRRFNRPGPGATGSERNRNFFPYPLTERNNNTSTPADPSI